A region from the Streptosporangium sp. NBC_01756 genome encodes:
- a CDS encoding NAD(P)/FAD-dependent oxidoreductase, which translates to MGRTVAVIGGGYGGAAVAKALDQDTDIVLIESKDAFVNSSGSLRALVRPDWAGNIFFPYDRLLQRGKVIRERVVSVDPGGVTLASGERVDADYLVLASGSSYPYPAKTDTDSSGEALERLRVTHKELAAADRVLLVGAGPVGLELSGEIKAVWPDKHVTIVDPAEQLVPDFQPELREELHRQLDALGVELRLGTALSTQPPTEPGRTETFTVATTDGEISADIWFRCYGVSVNGDYLGDGLVTERTPQGHVRVTETLNVEGHGHIYALGDITDLAEAKMARNAMQHAEIVAENIIAQVRGEQPTAVYRPASIPSVLLPLGPSGGVGQVPSPDGPAILPARMVAEYKGTDLLTGRFSELFGVA; encoded by the coding sequence ATGGGTCGTACCGTTGCGGTCATCGGTGGAGGTTATGGAGGCGCTGCGGTCGCCAAGGCGCTGGACCAGGACACCGACATCGTTCTCATCGAATCCAAGGACGCTTTCGTCAATTCGTCCGGATCGCTGCGCGCGCTGGTTCGGCCGGACTGGGCGGGCAACATCTTCTTTCCGTACGACAGGCTGCTCCAGCGCGGCAAGGTCATCCGCGAGCGCGTGGTCTCGGTGGACCCCGGCGGTGTCACCCTGGCCTCCGGGGAGCGCGTTGACGCCGACTATCTCGTCCTCGCCTCCGGCTCCAGCTATCCCTATCCGGCCAAGACGGACACCGACTCCTCCGGCGAGGCCCTGGAACGACTCCGCGTCACCCACAAGGAACTCGCGGCGGCCGATCGGGTGCTGCTCGTCGGCGCCGGGCCGGTCGGCCTGGAACTGTCCGGTGAGATCAAGGCGGTCTGGCCGGACAAGCACGTGACCATCGTCGACCCGGCCGAGCAACTGGTCCCCGACTTCCAGCCGGAGCTGCGCGAGGAGCTGCACCGCCAGCTCGACGCGCTGGGCGTGGAGCTGCGGCTGGGCACCGCCCTGAGCACGCAGCCGCCGACCGAGCCGGGCCGGACGGAGACCTTCACCGTCGCCACCACCGACGGCGAGATCTCCGCCGACATCTGGTTCCGCTGCTACGGCGTGAGCGTCAACGGCGACTACCTCGGTGACGGCCTGGTCACCGAACGCACGCCGCAGGGGCACGTCCGGGTGACCGAGACGCTCAACGTCGAGGGGCACGGCCACATCTACGCACTAGGCGACATCACCGACCTGGCCGAGGCCAAGATGGCCAGGAACGCGATGCAGCACGCCGAGATCGTGGCGGAGAACATCATCGCCCAGGTGCGGGGCGAACAGCCCACGGCCGTCTACCGGCCGGCTTCCATCCCCTCCGTCCTGCTCCCGCTAGGGCCCAGCGGCGGCGTCGGCCAGGTGCCCTCCCCCGACGGCCCGGCCATCCTGCCCGCGCGGATGGTCGCCGAATACAAGGGCACCGACCTGCTCACCGGCCGGTTCTCCGAACTGTTCGGCGTCGCCTGA